A genomic stretch from Hydrogenimonas urashimensis includes:
- a CDS encoding dehypoxanthine futalosine cyclase: MSRMTPAEAVELIRHGDLKELGRMAYEKKKELHPQGLTTFVVDRNINYTNRCWVDCKFCAFYRHGDDEDVYVLSFDEIDEKIEELLAIGGTQILFQGGVHPKLKIEWYEELVEHIHTKYPQITIHGFSAVEINYIAKVSRISVEEVLKRLKAKGLSSIPGAGAEILSDRVRDIIAPKKIDVKDWLNVHRLAHKNGIKSTATMMFGTVETDEEIVEHWAHVRDLQDETGGFRAFIMWSFQPYHTALQKEGIVKHKASPNRYLRLLAVSRLFLDNVRNIQSSWVTQGSYIGQMALLYGANDLGSTMMEENVVKAAGAMNRMNQEEMIRLIRDVGETPAKRNTAYEILEVY; encoded by the coding sequence ATGAGTCGCATGACCCCCGCCGAAGCGGTGGAGCTGATACGCCACGGCGACCTCAAAGAGCTGGGGCGGATGGCCTACGAAAAGAAGAAGGAACTCCACCCGCAAGGCCTCACCACTTTCGTCGTCGACCGCAACATCAACTACACCAACCGCTGCTGGGTCGACTGCAAATTTTGCGCCTTCTACCGCCACGGCGACGACGAGGATGTCTACGTTCTCAGTTTCGACGAGATCGACGAGAAGATCGAGGAGCTGCTGGCCATCGGCGGGACGCAGATACTCTTTCAAGGCGGCGTGCATCCCAAACTCAAGATCGAGTGGTACGAAGAGCTGGTGGAGCATATCCACACCAAATATCCGCAGATCACGATTCACGGCTTTTCGGCGGTGGAGATCAACTACATCGCCAAAGTCTCGCGCATTAGCGTCGAAGAGGTGCTGAAGCGCCTCAAAGCCAAGGGGCTCAGCTCCATTCCGGGCGCGGGGGCGGAGATACTCAGTGACCGGGTGCGGGATATTATCGCCCCCAAGAAGATCGACGTGAAAGATTGGCTGAACGTCCACCGACTGGCGCATAAAAACGGTATCAAATCCACAGCCACCATGATGTTCGGCACCGTCGAGACCGACGAGGAGATCGTCGAGCACTGGGCGCATGTGCGCGACCTGCAGGATGAGACGGGAGGATTTCGCGCCTTCATCATGTGGAGTTTTCAGCCCTACCATACGGCGCTGCAGAAAGAGGGGATCGTCAAACACAAAGCCAGCCCCAACCGCTACCTCCGCCTGCTCGCCGTCAGCCGCCTCTTTCTCGACAACGTCCGCAATATCCAGAGTTCCTGGGTGACCCAGGGAAGCTATATCGGGCAAATGGCGCTGCTGTATGGCGCCAACGACCTGGGCAGCACGATGATGGAAGAGAACGTCGTCAAAGCCGCGGGCGCGATGAACCGCATGAACCAGGAGGAGATGATACGCCTCATTCGCGACGTGGGCGAGACACCCGCGAAGCGCAACACGGCCTACGAGATTCTGGAGGTTTACTGA
- a CDS encoding GGDEF domain-containing protein, whose amino-acid sequence MSKIDKRLLRRGGVALGLAMAASLLLSAIAWLLAKNGLWTQPMLGIEIMAAVYVVFFAPLFYTFVQQKSVVDRIEREQEESLLRDVTTRLYKSKVFRELAGTQIRLCKRNGWPVGMILMDIDQLAGINKAYSFDAGNQVLSHFAAILKETIRESDLVARFDDDRFVVLLPNCDINSAKRVVQRFQNQILSTPLTVDKKEIKIRFSCGVVSFAGRVAKFNHLINRANVALEQAKKKGGNRIELF is encoded by the coding sequence ATGTCGAAAATAGATAAGCGTCTGTTGAGAAGAGGAGGAGTGGCGTTGGGGCTCGCGATGGCGGCGAGCCTCCTGCTGAGCGCCATCGCGTGGCTGCTGGCGAAAAACGGCTTGTGGACGCAGCCGATGCTTGGCATCGAGATAATGGCGGCGGTCTACGTGGTGTTCTTCGCCCCTCTTTTTTATACCTTTGTGCAGCAAAAGAGCGTCGTCGACCGAATCGAGAGGGAGCAGGAGGAGAGCCTGCTCCGCGATGTGACGACACGGCTTTACAAAAGCAAGGTTTTCAGGGAGCTGGCAGGCACGCAGATTCGCCTGTGCAAACGCAACGGCTGGCCGGTGGGGATGATACTCATGGACATCGACCAGCTGGCGGGCATCAACAAGGCATACAGTTTCGATGCGGGCAACCAGGTGCTCTCCCATTTCGCCGCCATCTTGAAAGAGACGATAAGGGAGAGCGACCTGGTCGCGAGATTCGACGACGACCGTTTCGTCGTCCTCCTGCCCAACTGCGATATCAACAGTGCGAAGAGAGTGGTTCAGCGGTTTCAGAACCAGATACTTTCGACGCCCCTGACGGTAGACAAAAAAGAGATCAAGATCCGGTTTTCCTGTGGAGTCGTTTCGTTTGCCGGCCGGGTCGCCAAATTCAACCATTTGATAAATCGTGCGAACGTGGCGTTGGAGCAGGCAAAGAAAAAGGGCGGAAACCGTATCGAACTCTTCTGA
- the kdsA gene encoding 3-deoxy-8-phosphooctulonate synthase gives MVLIAGPCVIESRENVMRIAESLKRYAEEETIDFYFKASFDKANRTSLESFRGPGLEEGMRIFEEVKERFGYRTLTDVHETWQVPAAAETVDVLQIPAFLCRQTDLLVAAAKTDCIVNIKKGQFMVPSDMKYSVLKVLKTRGFESADYETSEKAGVWLTERGSTFGYGNLVVDMRALPIMRRFAPVVFDATHSVQMPGQGGKTGGDSTFVPYLARAAAAAGVDGFFFETHFDPAIALSDGPNMIRPDALESLIGQIKAIREIVEEA, from the coding sequence ATGGTGCTCATCGCCGGGCCCTGCGTCATCGAAAGCCGAGAGAACGTGATGCGCATCGCCGAATCGCTGAAACGATACGCCGAAGAAGAAACGATCGATTTCTATTTCAAGGCGAGTTTCGACAAGGCCAACCGCACCTCCCTGGAGAGTTTCCGGGGGCCGGGCCTCGAAGAGGGGATGCGCATTTTCGAAGAGGTCAAAGAGCGCTTCGGTTACAGGACCTTGACCGATGTGCATGAGACATGGCAGGTGCCCGCGGCGGCTGAAACGGTGGATGTGCTGCAGATTCCCGCTTTCCTCTGCAGGCAGACCGACCTGCTGGTGGCGGCCGCCAAGACCGACTGCATCGTCAATATCAAAAAAGGGCAGTTCATGGTTCCCTCGGACATGAAATATTCGGTTCTCAAGGTCCTCAAGACCCGGGGATTCGAGAGCGCCGATTACGAAACGAGCGAAAAGGCCGGCGTCTGGCTCACCGAACGGGGTTCGACCTTCGGATACGGCAATCTCGTCGTCGATATGCGTGCGCTCCCCATCATGCGGCGATTCGCCCCCGTCGTTTTCGACGCCACCCACAGCGTGCAGATGCCGGGACAGGGAGGGAAGACGGGGGGTGACAGTACCTTCGTTCCCTATCTGGCCCGCGCGGCTGCCGCCGCGGGCGTGGACGGGTTTTTCTTCGAGACCCACTTCGATCCTGCCATCGCACTCAGCGACGGTCCGAACATGATACGGCCCGACGCGCTGGAGAGCCTGATCGGACAGATCAAGGCGATCCGGGAGATCGTAGAAGAGGCATAG
- the nusB gene encoding transcription antitermination factor NusB, with protein sequence MATRHQSRAAVISLLYAHDIGNPEVQKFAEDLLEEKKIRHKQREFALGLYNGVLSHLSEIDDRIKIHLKEWDFDRLDHVDKSILRLGTYELLHTDLDHAVVINEAVELAKELGSDQSPKFVNGVLDAIQKSAPGKKKSKQAPVEKREKTAETKSGSGAE encoded by the coding sequence ATGGCGACGCGTCACCAGTCCCGCGCGGCGGTCATCAGCCTGCTCTACGCCCATGACATCGGCAACCCGGAAGTCCAGAAATTTGCCGAAGACCTGCTGGAGGAGAAGAAGATCCGCCACAAACAGCGGGAGTTCGCTCTGGGGCTTTACAACGGCGTGCTGTCGCATCTGTCCGAAATCGATGACCGGATCAAAATCCACCTGAAAGAGTGGGATTTCGACCGTCTCGACCATGTGGACAAATCGATCCTGCGTCTGGGTACTTACGAGCTTCTGCATACCGATCTCGATCACGCTGTCGTGATCAACGAGGCGGTGGAGCTGGCCAAGGAACTGGGCAGCGACCAGTCGCCCAAATTCGTCAACGGCGTGCTCGATGCCATTCAAAAGTCGGCACCGGGCAAAAAGAAAAGCAAACAGGCACCGGTGGAAAAGAGAGAGAAAACGGCGGAGACAAAGAGCGGGAGCGGGGCGGAATGA
- a CDS encoding GGDEF domain-containing protein — translation MADIANSGRYKILGALLGGIVLTSAAIWLPVLEKEMEAYGLARIMGVNTAYALFFLIAFVVSYVFIKEWIRAKVQIQRCDEVLNPSSAFELHDKQLFFRMGHKEILMARRNEWPVSMIAMYVGAGKGRRRVSQEMGKKIKEIVVKELDSLLRGSDLAGSFSKNEYLLLLPDCSLEHAKEIAERIGSHLSRKEIDIEEEKYTLGCQCGLASLEPVAADLKRLMERSLNALDRIRGKSGNLIETY, via the coding sequence ATGGCAGATATCGCAAACAGCGGTCGGTACAAAATCCTTGGAGCGCTGCTTGGCGGCATCGTGCTGACCAGTGCGGCGATATGGCTTCCGGTTTTGGAAAAGGAGATGGAAGCCTACGGTCTTGCCCGAATCATGGGCGTCAATACCGCTTACGCACTCTTTTTCCTGATCGCCTTCGTCGTCTCCTATGTGTTCATAAAAGAGTGGATTCGGGCAAAAGTCCAGATCCAAAGATGCGACGAGGTTCTCAACCCCTCGTCGGCTTTCGAACTTCATGACAAACAGCTTTTTTTCAGGATGGGACACAAAGAGATTCTCATGGCCCGTCGCAACGAGTGGCCAGTGAGCATGATCGCGATGTATGTCGGTGCGGGCAAAGGGCGCAGGCGCGTTTCGCAAGAGATGGGCAAAAAGATCAAGGAGATCGTCGTGAAAGAGCTTGACTCGCTGCTGAGAGGAAGCGATCTTGCCGGGAGTTTCTCCAAAAACGAGTACCTTCTGCTCCTGCCCGACTGCTCCCTGGAGCATGCGAAGGAGATTGCCGAGAGGATCGGATCCCATCTTTCCCGAAAAGAGATCGATATCGAAGAGGAAAAATACACGCTCGGGTGCCAATGCGGACTCGCTTCGCTGGAACCGGTCGCGGCCGATTTGAAACGTCTGATGGAAAGGTCCCTCAATGCCCTCGACCGTATCCGGGGCAAGTCCGGCAATCTGATCGAGACCTACTGA
- a CDS encoding GGDEF domain-containing protein has product MNDILLGVIATLVIVNGVTGFFFYKYFKTLELCKKRLAALSEEVHAARSLDEVTGAFNYPFFVKTANVQIKLARRHRWPVTLMIVDVDQLEKINLRYSFKTGDNVLKHLTESIQSVLRSSDVLGRFGGSGIFVLMPECDIDNIPSVLERIEEKIGKTPLMQGKKRIEYRRTAGAVTMYGMHIHLNRMMELAEDALNAAKEQKKNLVVFDKEGMEVKG; this is encoded by the coding sequence ATGAATGACATTCTGCTGGGAGTGATCGCCACCCTCGTGATTGTAAACGGCGTGACGGGTTTTTTCTTTTACAAATATTTCAAAACCCTGGAACTTTGCAAAAAACGGCTCGCGGCGTTGAGTGAGGAGGTCCATGCGGCCCGATCTCTCGATGAGGTGACGGGTGCCTTCAACTACCCTTTTTTCGTCAAGACCGCCAATGTCCAGATCAAGCTCGCGCGCCGGCACCGCTGGCCCGTCACGCTGATGATCGTGGATGTGGACCAATTGGAGAAGATCAATCTTCGCTACAGCTTCAAAACCGGCGACAACGTGCTCAAACATTTGACCGAATCGATCCAAAGCGTGCTCAGAAGCAGTGACGTGCTGGGACGCTTCGGCGGTTCGGGCATCTTTGTCCTGATGCCGGAGTGCGATATCGACAATATCCCTTCCGTTTTGGAGCGGATCGAGGAGAAGATCGGCAAAACCCCTCTGATGCAGGGCAAAAAGAGAATCGAATACCGCCGTACCGCCGGGGCGGTGACGATGTACGGGATGCATATCCACCTGAATCGGATGATGGAGCTTGCCGAAGACGCGCTGAACGCAGCCAAAGAGCAGAAAAAAAACCTCGTCGTATTTGACAAAGAGGGAATGGAGGTCAAAGGATGA
- the ribH gene encoding 6,7-dimethyl-8-ribityllumazine synthase, with product MNIIEGQLKLEGSERIAVIASRFNHIITDRLVEGARDAFLRHGGREDHLDLILVPGAFEIPFALEKALLGDKYAGVCCVGAIIRGSTPHFDYVAAEATKGVANVTLKHGKPVAFGVLTTDTIEQAIERAGSKAGNKGFEAMTGVIEMLDLYRRMEG from the coding sequence ATGAACATTATCGAAGGACAACTCAAACTCGAAGGCTCGGAGCGTATCGCCGTCATCGCGAGCCGCTTCAACCACATCATCACCGACCGCCTCGTTGAGGGTGCGCGGGATGCGTTTTTGCGTCACGGGGGACGGGAGGATCATCTCGACCTGATCCTGGTTCCCGGCGCATTCGAAATTCCTTTCGCCCTTGAAAAGGCGCTCCTGGGCGACAAATACGCGGGTGTCTGCTGTGTCGGCGCCATCATCCGCGGTTCGACGCCCCATTTCGACTACGTGGCCGCCGAAGCGACGAAGGGGGTCGCCAACGTCACGCTCAAACACGGCAAACCGGTCGCTTTCGGCGTTTTGACGACCGACACGATCGAACAGGCGATCGAACGGGCCGGCTCCAAAGCGGGCAACAAGGGATTCGAAGCGATGACAGGCGTCATCGAGATGCTCGACCTCTACCGCCGGATGGAGGGGTAA